One Callospermophilus lateralis isolate mCalLat2 chromosome 6, mCalLat2.hap1, whole genome shotgun sequence genomic region harbors:
- the Mymx gene encoding protein myomixer, producing the protein MPAPLLPLLLRGLLSRLLLPAARLARQHLLPLLRRLARRLSSQDVREALLGCLLFILSQRHPPDAGETSRVDRRERRERLGPQK; encoded by the coding sequence ATGCCTGCCCCGCTGCTCCCACTGCTGCTGCGAGGGCTGCTCTCCCGTCTGCTGCTTCCTGCTGCCCGCCTGGCCCGCCAGCACCTCCTGCCCTTGCTGCGTCGGTTGGCCCGTCGCCTGAGCTCCCAGGATGTTCGAGAGGCTCTTCTAGGCTGTTTGTTGTTCATCCTCAGCCAGCGACACCCGCCAGATGCTGGGGAGACCTCCAGAGTGGACCGCCGGGAGAGAAGGGAGAGGTTAGGCCCCCAGAAGTGA